One part of the Kryptolebias marmoratus isolate JLee-2015 linkage group LG2, ASM164957v2, whole genome shotgun sequence genome encodes these proteins:
- the akap1b gene encoding A kinase (PRKA) anchor protein 1b, whose product MQLRFRSVVPYTLPGVLALIGWWWYTSRKKERLISQESSEGPPAAEGLKTFQTEDRNGLVEKDTGSSPHEEDIPTHRPLNLNSQGTQQELIFQIHVEDTEAEPSSAKDCEDAAPVCGRNCGEEVNKPSDLALLSFNKEDMSEDSWKDLTDPDKDSSHVPIRQLEEHLDKDSVGAPEASVEEVDLSCHSTKVISSSSTAVHLSDAERPEPEGEVATHQSTAQTQEEMALTPAKVCRVVQSEADSLETPLSVDLHKHLLTSTPMALTFTVQDPSTTWRTSEDIHMERSTQEEHNLELLAAGLITEVISAATQEVLGVTSCKVTQNKQVSSSSSVLLTSEKPCSQEETTPAIQQHSWQLRGPGEEAERQGVSNGSSMAAARADAEATDRVHETNGAQSSPWPTQLHQATTVPTTKRRRDEDSTCSTCHSEDGVSSEDLQSSVSESQTDLIQVTDLSAREAEQVESLVETMTEAAEDSSVDAVCVIRRPNGISSRDGAHRTCEVDTDQSGGSDVNSMDSVDSGCTMSASDNQANSATSSSSEVIIWEIEVPKHLVGRLIGKQGRYVSFLKQSSGAKIYISTLPYTQEFQICHIEGVQQQVDKALSLIGKKFKDLDMTNLYAPPPPPLTLPSLPMTSWLLLPSGVTVEVIVVNIVSAGHIFVQQHTHPTYHALRSLDQQMFLCYSQPGTPALPSPAEVGVICAAPAVEGAWWRAQVITFYKETDEVEIRYVDYGGYDRVKIDSLRQIRSDFVTLPFQGAEVLLDNIAPLPGEDRFSAEATSALEEMTRGVPLLAQVSNYDNNTGLPLIHLWNMVGEEVISVNRTLAERNLTGWVDGF is encoded by the exons ATGCAGCTGAGATTTCGCTCTGTTGTTCCCTATACGTTGCCTGGAGTACTTGCACTGATCGGCTGGTGGTGGTACACCTCCCGGAAGAAAGAACGGCTCATCAGCCAGGAGAGCTCAGAGGGGCCTCCAGCTGCTGAGGGCCTTAAAACCTTTCAAACAGAGGACAGAAATGGGTTGGTTGAGAAAGACACTGGCTCGTCCCCACATGAAGAGGACATTCCAACCCACAGACCCCTGAATCTCAACAGCCAGGGAACTCAACAGGAGCTTATTTTCCAGATCCACGTCGAGGACACTGAAGCAGAGCCTTCATCTGCAAAAGACTGTGAAGATGCTGCCCCCGTTTGTGGCAGAAACTGTGGAGAGGAAGTCAATAAACCCTCAGACTTGGCTTTACTATCATTTAATAAGGAGGATATGTCAGAAGATTCATGGAAAGACCTTACAGACCCAGATAAAGACTCATCCCATGTCCCAATCAGACAACTGGAAGAACACCTTGACAAAGATTCAGTGGGTGCTCCAGAAGCTTCAGTGGAGGAGGTCGACCTGTCCTGCCATTCTACCAAAGTAATCAGCTCCTCATCTACAGCAGTTCACCTTTCTGATGCAGagagaccagaaccagagggGGAAGTAGCTACCCATCAAAGCACTGCTCAGACACAAGAAGAGATGGCCCTCACCCCAGCCAAAGTGTGTAGGGTCGTTCAATCAGAGGCAGACTCTCTGGAGACCCCCCTGTCTGTGGATTTACACAAACACCTACTCACCAGTACCCCCATGGCTCTCACCTTCACAGTCCAGGATCCCAGCACCACATGGAGAACCTCCGAGGATATTCATATGGAGAGGAGCACCCAGGAAGAGCATAATCTAGAGCTTCTGGCAGCTGGACTTATAACTGAGGTCATCTCGGCAGCCACCCAGGAAGTCCTTGGTGTCACCAGTTGCAAGGTCACACAGAACAAGCAAGTCAGCTCCAGTAGCAGTGTACTACTGACCAGTGAAAAGCCATGCTCACAAGAGGAGACAACTCCAGCAATACAGCAGCACAGCTGGCAACTAAGAGGCCCTGGAGAGGAAGCAGAGAGGCAAGGCGTGTCTAACGGCAGCTCCATGGCTGCAGCACGGGCAGATGCTGAGGCCACTGACAGGGTTCATGAAACCAATGGTGCACAGAGCAGCCCTTGGCCAACACAACTGCATCAAGCAACAACGGTGCCGACCACAAAACGAAGAAGAGATGAAGACTCAACCTGCAGCACCTGCCACTCTGAGGATGGCGTCAGCAGTGAGGACCTGCAGAGTAGCGTGTCTGAAAGCCAAACAGATCTGATCCAGGTTACAGACTTGTCTGCAAGAGAAGCAGAGCAGGTCGAGTCACTGGTGGAGACCATGACTGAAGCAGCTGAGGACTCCTCTGTGGACGCTGTGTGTGTTATAAGGAGACCTAATGGGATCAGCTCGAGGGATGGAGCTCATCGAACATGTGAGGTGGACACAGACCAGTCCGGAG GTTCTGATGTTAACAGTATGGACTCAGTAGACAGCGGCTGCACAATGAGTGCCAGTGATAACCAGGCCAACAGCGCTACCTCATCCAGCTCCGAAGTCATCATCTGGGAGATTGAGGTGCCAAAG CATCTTGTGGGACGTCTGATCGGGAAGCAGGGCAGATATGTGAGTTTCCTGAAGCAGAGCTCTGGTGCAAAGATCTACATTTCCACTTTGCCTTACACACAGGAGTTCCAGATCTGTCATATCGAGG GAGTGCAGCAGCAGGTGGACAAAGCCCTTTCACTTATTGGAAAGAAGTTTAAAGACCTGGACATGACCAACCTGTACgcccccccaccacctccactCACGCTGCCGTCACTTCCCATGACCTCCTGG CTCCTGCTTCCCAGTGGAGTGACGGTTGAAGTGATTGTGGTCAACATCGTGTCAGCTGGACACATCTTTGTCCAGCAGCACACCCACCCCACCTATCACGCTCTCCGAAGTCTGGACcagcagatgtttctgtgctACTCCCAGCCGGGTACCCCTGCCTTGCCCTCACCCGCTGAAG TTGGTGTGATCTGTGCAGCTCCAGCGGTGGAAGGAGCCTGGTGGAGAGCTCAGGTCATTACCTTCTATAAGGAAACGGATGAAGTGGAGATCAGATACGTCGATTATGGAGGCTACGACAGAGTAAAGATAGACTCACTGCGACAGATCAG gtctGACTTTGTAACGCTTCCATTTCAAGGAGCAGAGGTCCTGCTGGACAACATCGCCCCACTTCCAG